In Papio anubis isolate 15944 chromosome 17, Panubis1.0, whole genome shotgun sequence, the following are encoded in one genomic region:
- the KRT13 gene encoding keratin, type I cytoskeletal 13, which produces MSLRLQSSSASYGGGFGGGSCQLGGGRGVSSCSTRFVSGGSAGGYGGGVTCGFGGGAGSGFGGGYGGGLGGGFGGGFAGGFVDFGACDGGLLTGNEKITMQNLNDRLASYLEKVRALEEANADLEVKIRDWHLKQSPASPERDYSPYHKTIEELRDKILTATIENNRVILEIDNARLAADDFRLKYENELALRQSVEADINGLRRVLDELTLSKTDLEMQIESLNEELAYMKKNHEEEMKEFSNQVVGQVNVEMDATPGIDLTRVLAEMRAQYEAMAERNRRDAEEWFHAKSAELNKEVSTNTAMIQTSKTEITELRRTLQGLEIELQSQLSMKAGLENTVAETECRYALQLQQIQGLISSIEAQLSELRSEMECQNQEYKMLLDIKTRLEQEIATYRSLLEDQDAKMTGVPSSAGSVSPRSTSVTTTSSVSVTTTSNASGRRTSDVRRP; this is translated from the exons ATGAGCCTCCGCCTGCAGAGCTCCTCCGCCAGCTATGGAGGCGGTTTTGGGGGTGGCTCTTGCCAGCTGGGAGGAGGCCGTGGTGTCTCTAGCTGTTCAACTCGGTTTGTCTCTGGGGGATCAGCTGGAGGCTACGGAGGCGGCGTGACCTGTGGCTTTGGTGGAGGGGCTGGTAGTGGCTTTGGAGGTGGCTACGGAGGTGGCCTTGGAGGTGGCTTTGGTGGGGGTTTTGCTGGTGGCTTTGTTGATTTTGGTGCTTGTGATGGTGGCCTCCTCACTGGCAATGAGAAGATCACCATGCAGAACCTCAATGACCGCCTGGCTTCCTACCTGGAGAAGGTGCGCGCCCTGGAGGAGGCCAACGCCGACCTGGAGGTGAAGATCCGTGACTGGCACCTGAAGCAGAGCCCAGCTAGCCCTGAGCGGGACTACAGCCCCTACCACAAGACCATTGAAGAGCTGCGGGACAAG ATCCTGACTGCCACTATTGAAAACAACCGGGTCATCCTGGAGATTGACAATGCCAGGCTGGCTGCGGATGACTTCAGGCtcaa gtATGAGAACGAGCTGGCCCTGCGCCAGAGCGTGGAGGCCGACATCAATGGCCTGCGCCGGGTGCTGGATGAGCTCACCCTGTCTAAGACTGACCTGGAGATGCAGATCGAGAGCCTGAATGAGGAGCTGGCCTACATGAAGAAGAACCACGAGGAG GAGATGAAGGAATTCAGCAACCAGGTGGTCGGCCAGGTCAACGTGGAGATGGACGCCACCCCGGGCATTGACCTGACCCGCGTGCTGGCGGAGATGCGGGCGCAGTACGAGGCCATGGCAGAGAGGAACCGCCGGGATGCTGAGGAATGGTTCCACGCCAAG AGTGCAGAGCTGAACAAGGAGGTGTCTACCAACACTGCCATGATTCAGACCAGCAAGACAGAGATCACGGAGCTCAGGCGCACGCTCCAGGGCCTGGAGATTGAGTTGCAGTCCCAGCTGAGCATG AAAGCCGGGCTGGAGAACACGGTGGCGGAGACGGAGTGCCGCTATGCCCTGCAGCTGCAGCAGATCCAGGGGCTCATCAGCAGCATCGAGGCCCAGCTGAGCGAGCTCCGCAGTGAGATGGAGTGCCAGAACCAGGAGTACAAGATGCTGCTGGACATCAAGACGCGGCTGGAGCAGGAGATCGCCACCTACCGCAGCCTGCTCGAGGACCAGGACGCCAA gATGACTGGTGTCCCTTCCTCAGCAG GAAGCGTCAGCCCCCGAAGCACCTCTGTTACCACAACTTCCAGTGTCTCTGTTACCACCACCTCTAATGCCTCTGGCCGCCGCACTTCTGACGTCCGTAGGCCTTAA